The Phyllopteryx taeniolatus isolate TA_2022b chromosome 2, UOR_Ptae_1.2, whole genome shotgun sequence nucleotide sequence CAACTTgatcccccccctcccccctacgGGGACAAACCGGATGGTCGGCGTCCAAGTCGGAGCCGTACATCAGAACCTGGTTGCACAGGTCCAGATCCGAAATCTTCTTGGGGAACCAGGGAACGTCCCACTCGTCTGCAACAAGCGCATGCTCCTGTTGTTCTTTTACTGTGCGTCGCCTCGAAATGACATCATCGGCTAGCAGCCAATAAAAAGGCGCCGCTTCAAATTTGGGGactgttatacagtacctgtgTTTGATTTGTTTATCTGTTAGTAAGttagtacatttttttaaaaaatggtctcacactccaaaaaataaaacgaagcatttttcaaaaaatacaaaaaaaaaaatgtaaaaaatgtttaaaaatctgctctaaaaactaattaaaactaattcaatttgaaaagaaaacacattcaaatgaaataaaaactaactttAATGGAAGATTTAAAACGACTATTATTACCCGGATTTGTCTAAGACTCCAATACGTCTTTGATATGTATTTACACAATCCATTTTTTGAATACTCGATATCATCCTTGACGTTTGCAGAAAAGATGTTTGTTGCTTAACATGTTCGTAATTGCatttaatgtttacaaaaagaTGCGAGACTGCAACGCGTCTTCTTAGGCGTTCCGGGAACATCCCGCTTGTCCTGACGACGACAAAGCGTATTAAGTCATTAGTcattagcttttattttgaaggcctgatTTTTGATCGGTTGTGTGACGCTTATGGCACTCGAGTGTTGTCGAGCAGACCGGGGGGCTTGTTATCGCCTTGAGTTGTTAAAGTCTGTTGAACCCTTCACACACAACTTACAAAACGCTTCGGGCGAACACGCATCGATTCTGGGAAATTAATGGCTGagtcccactttttttttgtacgaaaACCGATCTGAAAAATGGGGCAAAATctaatggaaaaaaagtttttgaaaaCCGAATCGTACAAAAACTGAGGCATGCAATAaccgaggttccgctgtattcAAGTAAAGTACCGATTCCCGAACAATGACAAGAACGAAGCGCCACGGGTCACATGACATGCGGAGGCCTACCGTCAGGTCTCTGTGAGGCGGCGGCGCTGCCGGCGTGGCTTTGCGACGTTATCTCTACCACGTTGGCGTGCTGGGCCAGAAGCTGCGTCAACTCTCTGAGCTGATGGTGATCGCTGTCACAGGCCACGAAGATCTCAAAGTCGGAATTCCTGCGCTTGGACTTGCGGGACTCGATGTGAACCAGGTTGACGTGTTTTTCCTGTGGGCGAACGCTTGAAGCTCAAGATATTTGCAATGTTTCACAGGGTGGCTTTACCTGGAAAGTCCTGAGAGCCTTGACCAGACCGCCGACTTCGTTCTTGAGGGAGAAGAGGATGGTGGCTCCGGCCTTCCCGGCGCCCCCTGCTGTCCTGTTGAGGACGCTTCGGGTGGTGTCCATCTGTGGCGAACGATGTCACGAAAAGCGAAACGTCAACAAGTAAACATGGACTGTGCTAATAATACATACACCCATTCAGATTAGTtttccgtaaaaaaaaaaagaaaaatatgacaaaaggcACGGGAGAGGAACTTCTCTCTAGGAACATCTCTAACTGATAGTCGTTTGAAGATATTGATAAAAAGTTATTGTTGGGGGCTGTGCTCctgaatttgaatgaattgaTTACCAGCACATGACGTCCGACTCAACGGTAAAACTCGGACGCAAGTTCAACGGTACAGAACTAGCACTCGTAACATTCTTCCAATACCTCGGAATGATCCAATCCGAGACAgcttcatttgttaagtgtgcCAAAGTGCCCAAAAAGCAATAAATGCGCAACACGTTGACAGAGACGTTCATTATTTTCTATGTTGGCGTGACCCCGTATTGAAGGTCCAAAAAGTGGTGAATTCCGTAAAATTCAATGAGCtaaattttaaacacatttatgtgttcgtgtatttatttattttttcacatatgcaacaaaaacaatataatcGCAGAACCACTATCACAGGGAGAGGTGAGGTCAGAAAACCCAGACAAGATCATCTCATTTTATAATACAGTTGTAGACAAAAGCCCAAATTCAACTTACTGCATTAAGGGTATACAGAGAACGATGAAGCTGTTCGAAGCTGAACGGGCAGccgcaaaatcttttttttttttctgcacgaTAAAAAGCTTCAATGCAGCCAGGACGTTTGCACACGTGATGATTTAGCTCGCTGACGGGCCGCAACAAGCCCGAGAGCCACACTTGACAACAGGACGGGataaacacacatttgcaaGTTCCAGTAACTTTGTTCATTTTACAAAAAGCAAGTAAGTAAATGGACTAGCCCCTCCCCCGCGAAAGGAACACATCAAAGGCAGACCCGTCTGTGGTCCCAAGACCAGAAACACCGAAAACCACCGGTAGAGGGCGCTGTGTGGAATACCGTGCCGGTTGGTAAATAACTGCAACATTTGCTCACGTTGAGCTTCCAAACGTGTTTAAAAATACTGCTGGGAATTTTCAACAGTCACTTTTCTGAACATTGACAACATTTGTCCACTTTGTActtaaatccaaatattaattcttcttcttttccttcggGCTTGTCCCTGTAGGGGTCGCCCTCCTTTTCcacgtaagcctatctcctgcatccccctctccaacaccaactgccctcatgtcttccctcacgacatccatcaaccttctctttgctcttcctctcgctctcttgcctggcagctccatcctcatcatccttctaccaatatactcacttgttctcctctggacgtgtccaaaccatccaagtctgctgtccctctgatgagctcatttctaattttatccaacctggtcactccgagagcgaacctcaacatcttttgcttcctgttgtctcttcagtgccactgtctctactccgtccatcatggctggcctcaccactgttttataaactttgcccttcatcctagcagagactcttctgcttggcatgaaaccatactgttgctggcaaatactcacttctgtcctgagtctaccctccactactctttcccataacttcattgtgtggctcatcaactttattcctccatagttcccacagctctgcacatcacccttgttctttaaaatgggcaccagcacacttttcctccattcctcaggcatcttctcacacgctagaattctattgaacaagctggtcaaaaactccacagccacctctcctagatgcttccatacctccacaggaatgtcatcaggaccaactgcctttccatttttcatcctctttaatgcctttccaacttcccccttactaatcattgccaattcctgatccaccacacttgcctcttctactctcccttcgctctcattttcctcattcatcaactcctcaaagtattctttccatctaggtagcacactgctggcaccagtcaacatatttccatctctattcttaatcaccctcacctgctgcacatccttcccatctctatccctttgtctggccagcctgtatcaatccttttctccttctttcgtgtccaacctgccatacatgtcatcatatgcctcttgtttggcctttgccacctctacctttgccctgtgtcgcatctcgatgtattcctttcgcctctcctcggtcctctcagtgtcccacttcttcttagctaacctctttccttgtatgatttcctgtactgtgaggttccaccaccaagtctccttctctcctttcgtGTCAGAAGATActccaagtactctcctgcccgcctctctgatcaccttggctgcagtggtccggtcttctggaagctcctcccgtccaccgagagcctgtctcacctcttcccgaaaagctgcacaacactcgtcctgtctcagcttccaccacatggttctctgctctgcctttgtcttcctaatcttcctccccaccaccagagtcatcttacacaccaccatcctatgctgtctagccacactctcccctaccactaccactcggtaacctccttcagatgacatcgtctgcacaagatccAATCCACCTCCGTGCTTCTacttccgctcttgtaggtcaccctatgttcctgcctcttctggaaaaaagtgttcactacagccatttgcatccttgttgcaaagtctaccaccatctgtccctccaagttcctttcctggatgctgtacttacccatcacttcttcatcacccctgtttccttcaccaacatgtccattacaatctgcacaaatcacgactctctctctgtctgggatgctcagaactacttcatctagctccttccagaatttctctttcacctctaggtcacatcctacctgtggggcatagccgctaatcacattacacataacaccctcaagttcaagtttcagcctcatcactcgatctgatactcttttcacctccaagacattctaaGCCAacacttcttttaaaataaccccaactccatttctcttcccatcgacaccatggtaaaataattgaaaccctgcccctaaacttcgagccttactgcctttccacctggtctcctggacacacaatttatcaacctttctcctaatcatcaggtcaaccaactcccaagattttcctgtcatagtccccacattcagttctgggctctgtgctttcctcttctactacttcttcttcgacttcgacccacagtcgctgaatttccaccggcggcATTAACCTGGAGGGTGCGggcgttgttaacccgggccacgactgatcgggtctggaattctttagatgcccttcctgacgcaaccatctgcatttatccgggcttgggaccggcctacagtttgcactggttttgccaagtatgtccaaaaaaacacacaaggaatttgtgtccggtagttggagccgctttagtacgacaacagacagtcaattgacagagaacactttggagacataaagacattgacacaaacaaaaaaacagtcactgagcaataaagggttgctagttatctggtaatgctggtacaattattattataatttctatttgttttttgacaattgtgcaaaaagatgccgagtcctctcgcacttggAGCAGTTTGGATGataataatattgcaatagtccggtgcaatgaccattgtggaaAGGGCGCTAAGACTTCAaagagtgtatgcggtttaaagtgacgagtactgcgatcatctgggacaatgtcgactTTGCAAATATTGCAGATGCTACTtggtcgattgtgcaaatggtgcagatgctactctggcatgagtggccagtattggtcaacaacagatgtgcaaatagtgcagcgtggcgagatgaatacagtgagtgcatgagtaaaatataattggccccacagaaatgtgacaacgaactcaagacaaaaaaaataaaatggcagcatgttgtaatggaattgtaggttcgctgtttaagaagttgatcgtaagagggaagaagctgtcggaatgtctgctagttctagttccatccatcccttttcaacagcgcttatcctggttcgggtcgcggggcgccggagcctatcccagccgacttcgggcgaaaggcggacgacggcctcaactggtcgccactcggtcgcagggcacatatcgacacggacaaccattcgcggtACACTTGAACTTTGTCAATGTGCAATATCGGGGGTGCAATTGTGTCACCTTTCGGCAGAAATTGGCAGATTTGAATGCGAAGTAAAGTTGGAGCTATGTACGTATGTCTGCACCCTGAAATAGCTTACGTCATTTTatactgatatatatatatatatatatatatggtattgAGATGTACATCTCGTTGAACTCTTCCTTCCACCAGGACACAGCGAGCCTGTTCTTCCTGACAGGTGGACTCACGACGCAAATTGTGACTGGAACTGTGGtacatttacatgtttttttgggggggggaaatgttcaTTAATGTACTGTTCGCTATtgaacagacaaaaacaatcaatcaatcaaatttgtGATCCAGTGGTTActcttatcaaaaaaaaaaaaaaaaaatgtcatttctgctACTTACTGTTTTGTGGTCGCTATTGAGCTCGCGGTCCCGCTCAGTAGTTTAATTTTCGAAATCCGCTCGCTTGACTTCCTTGTGTCTGACCGATCGGCTCGGGAATGACGAGCAACACTTCTGACGAACGCCACTCGAGTCTTCGGCCTCGTgggtgcgcgtgcgcgcgcgtgcgtcaTCATTACGGCCTAACGAGGTGCGGTCATCTGTCCGTCTTGCGGATTCATCTGGAACGTTAAACACTCAAAGAGCCATTTGGATTTTGGACCGTGTCCcacaggaaagaaagaaaaaactccGGGAGCCACAAAAACcttttgacatccatccattcatctatccatatttccatctattcatccatctatccatattTCCAAACGCGAATAGCGAAAGTATGCAAATAATTGATGctcattctaaaaaaaataataatattaataaaatatgatGAACCGTAAATACAAAAAGGTATTTGTTGCATTACAAACAAAGGGCGAATGTTGGCCTCGCCGCTGACGGAGTGGAGCGACAGGAAGCATCCATCAGGCCGCTTAACGACGTCTGCGGCTTAATGCGGCCGAGCGGAAGCAAGCAATGGCGGCCTGCCATCGGGAGACGAGATCCGGCACGTCTGCTTCGCCTTCATGCGATTACGCACACGCTAATTGAGGCGCTTGATTGCATTTGAGTTgccgctcccagttgaagttgaccgtcaaacaaaacaaacacaaagacagcctccgctagcttcatgctaacacataatgggaaacaccatagacaggctaaggaATGCCATCCATGCTTTAACAAcgggtatttgaacacaaacggtacaGCGACACGTAGACAGAatatattgaagcacttttttttcaccCGTATGCctgtacaaagttattgtaaataaatgttttttttaagttttatattGTATGCAAACTTAGCGCGCCGGCCGCTCGCTTTGAcgagccgcgaggaattagcGCGCTTCCTGTTTCCAAATCCGTCAGCGTGGACCGGGGGTCACCGACCTTCTTGAAACCGAGAGCACCATCCGCACAGAAGCAAAGGGCGCCATCTTTTTGCTCTGTAAATGCGCTCACGCCCGACGGATTGCGACGCGACGCCCAGACGGGCGAGGAGGTGCGCTCAGAGGTATTGTCCAATATGCCCAAATAATTTGTCACATGACTTATTGCCATTGTCTATTCAGACTGCTGTGCGTTCATAAGGAAGAGCAAAATTCGACATtcctgcactgtgtttgttcaACGTTAACGATTGGAGTGACGAGAGTGTGAGGCAGTCGGACTTACCGAATATGTTCCGTGCGGCGCTTGTTTGTAAACacttggggttgtattattgcTTACTTTGAGTTACCAGAGCACTGAGTCATGCGTCCAAAGACGCAGACCGATCGTACTTTGtgcgtccctgctcatttttgtgcgtctgagACGTGGGATGCGGGACCTGCATTAGTTCAAGCGCAGatctgccacatccaatatggcggacgcgCGAACGTTCCGTCGCAAGGGGAACCTGCACAATTTGGCGTCGCACAACTTCCGCTTGAGTGGAACGCTCGAGTCATCGCGGGCGCTCGGCTTCCCTGAAGAATTCTTTGGAAATCGGGACTGAAGCGTCGACGCCGCGCGTCCATCGCGCAACTTTACTGCGCCAAAACATCTTCGCGCAAGCCGACGAAGCCCGCTCGAGCTAGCTTAGCTCGCAAACGGGCGCGTAGCCGAGACAATGTTGTGACGATCGCGCGGAAATGTGCGCCAAGCTTGTGAAAGACGAAGAGtgcgaggaggaactttgtcgcGCGCAAGACGACAAAGGGCGACAAGGTCGACTGCTTTGCGAGCAGCCGCCGCGTGGTTTGTTCACTTCCTCCTCTAATAAATGTCGCGTCGTGTTGCCAGTGGCTTggcgagatacggcaagatttgatggcagtagtctgacgtgGTGCCACCGTGTCTTGTAGTCCGATCCGGGCATGAGTTAAATCATGATGAGTTAAATCATGATAATcaatcataaaatgctaataggCTGTCATGTGAGGCACCCTTAACATTTGTCATAGCGTGCGTTTGTCTTCTCGTGTCCTGCAGACGTCGGCGAAGAAGATCAGCAGGAGTCCCCGCACAGCATCAAAAAGGAGGAGGCGCCAGAGACGCCACACATTAAAGACGAAGAGCAGGAGGATCAAATCAGCAAGTTTCCCTTGACTGGTGTCGCTTTGAAGGATGAAGACGACGACGGAGACCGCTGGGGAGGATCCCAATCCGAAGACCTCTCGGCTCCGctgtcagatagtgacgacGTACCGTCGCACTCTGATGATGACGAGGAAGAACACTCCAAAGGTGAAATGATTCTCAGACGTCATAAGTATACATATTCACGATAAACATTGatgaacaatagcacacaacatCAAAGTCACAACGTGCGTCTTGACTGAGCATAGCTTGACTTCAGCGAACCGCGTGTTTGTCGTCTTGTGTCCTGCAGACGTCTGCGAAGGAGCTCTCCGTCCTGAGCAGCAGGAGCCAGAGTCCCCCCGCGTCGAAGCGGAAGAGGAGCAGGACGATATCGGCAAGTTTCCATTGACTGTCATTGTGAAGAGcgaagatgatgatgaagaagaaggtgatggagaccactgtggaggagaCAGCCTCATAGCGCCACTATCAGATAGCGACAACATAACGCCACACTCgtctcatgatgatgatgatgatgatgatgatgaacatgCAACAGATGATATGACATGTGACACTGACAAGACGTTTTTCCACAAGTCGTCCTTGAGCGCACACACAAGAgcgcacactggagaaaaaccttttgcttgctcagattgtggtaaaACCTTCTCTgtaaagaaacatttaaaagtgcactcaagaacacacacaggagagaaaccttttgcctgctcagtttgcggaaaaagattcactcagaagggacatTTACAGacgcacacacgaacacacactggagaaaaaccatttacctgctcagtttgcagtaACAGTTTCTCTGCAAAAGGACAATTAATATCACACAGAAGAACACACACCGGAGAGAAACCTTtcgcctgctcagtttgcggtaaaagattcactcaaaGACGCActttaacaacacacacaaaaacacacactggggagaaaacTTTTGCCTGTTCAGTGTGCAACTTAAGTTTTGGCGAACGCTCCAAATTGgtcgcacacacaagcacacacactgcGGAAAAACCTTTttgctgctcagtttgcggGAAAGGATTCACTCGAAAATGCTctttaacaacacacacaagaacacacactggggagaaaccattCAGCTGCATTGCGTGCGAGAAACGATTCCATGAAAAGCGTGAGCTGAAGAGACACAAGTGTGAAGGTGTGAAGAGCAGCCGTCAATGAAttaaatcaaagaaaatggGGAAACCCAAGCCGGTGTTGACAATCATTGCCGTCTTCTTGAGCACAAACTTCACAACGGCGAAataaaagactgagaaattgtTTTccgatggatttaaaaaaagatacaatggtcttttttgttttcatttttcaccttcacacctgaactggtcgccagccaatcgcagggcacatagaaacaaacaaccgttgccactcacattcccaccgacAGGCACGAGGAAAACACTACCGGAGCGATGTATGTATATTGTACTATTATTTCCACCAAAAATGCTGGTAATATCTCCGTggtattaaaagtgaagacagtttgcaattttgttattttagcaaaaaaacatttaggtcCACCCACTTTGCGGGCCATATAAAATGATGTGTCGGGCCGGATCCGGCCCCCGGGCCCTGAGTTTGACCCCGGCGAAGAAACTTTGCCGCTTTGTGCGAAGATTTGGAAAATGGGAGTCTGGAATCCGGATGTAAACGCTGTTCAACAGTGATGgtgttttccatttgttttgtttgtcgcTCCAAAGTTTATtgaaatctttttgtttttttgttttgtttctgtgatTGTTTGTTGTAAACGAATGAATCTCGCCGCCATGCAGGCAGCGAGGAAGATGGCGGGTTAGTCAGAAAGTCGGCGATGCAGCAGAAGACATTGAAAGAAGTTTTTGATATTTTGCGACAACTCACTCCACAATGTCTTTGACGAGCATGGCAAGTTCCCATGCGTTCTATATTGTTGATATGTTATAgcaatacgcacacacacacgtatatatatatatatatatatatatatatatgtgtatatttacagtgggtacggaaagttttcagacccccttaaatgtttcactctttgttatattgcacccatttgttaaaattatggaagtacatttttttcgtcattaatgtacacacaagcaccccatattgacagaaaaaaacggaattgttgaatttttttttttgcagatttattaacaaagaaaaactgttACTATATTGAAATCGGGTgccgtccatttcttctgatcatccttgagatggttctccaccttcatcggagtccagctgtgtttgattattctgattggacttgattaggaaagccacaccttATACCATTTAACCCTCACCCTGTCAGAGCAagtgagaatcatgaggtcaaaggaactgcctgaagagctcagagactgaATTGTGGACAGgcgcagatctggccatggttacaaaaacatttgtgctgcacttaaggttcctaagagcacagtggcctccataatccataaaacgtttgggacgaccggaaCCCTTCCTTGAGCTGGCCGGCCGACCAAACTGAgcgatcgggggagaagagcctcggtgagagaggtcaagaagaacccaaagatcactgtggctgcgctccagagatgcagtcgggagatgggagaaagttctaaaaAGTCAACCAGAGcggctcgacggaagcctctcctcagtgcaagacacatgaaagcccgcatggagttggctaaaaaacacctgaaggactccaagatggtgagaaataagattctctggtctgatgagcccaagatacaactttttggccttaactctcagtggcatgtgtggagaaaaccatgcactgctcatcacctgtccaatacagacCCAACAGCATCACGCTGTGGCGGTGTTTTTCAGcggcagggacaggacgaccggttgcaatcgaagaaaagatgaatgcggccaagtacaggggtatcctggaccaaaactttctccagagtgctcaggacctc carries:
- the LOC133468990 gene encoding zinc finger protein 771-like, with translation MCAKLVKDEECEEELCRAQDDKGRQGRLLCEQPPRDVGEEDQQESPHSIKKEEAPETPHIKDEEQEDQISKFPLTGVALKDEDDDGDRWGGSQSEDLSAPLSDSDDVPSHSDDDEEEHSKDVCEGALRPEQQEPESPRVEAEEEQDDIGKFPLTVIVKSEDDDEEEGDGDHCGGDSLIAPLSDSDNITPHSSHDDDDDDDDEHATDDMTCDTDKTFFHKSSLSAHTRAHTGEKPFACSDCGKTFSVKKHLKVHSRTHTGEKPFACSVCGKRFTQKGHLQTHTRTHTGEKPFTCSVCSNSFSAKGQLISHRRTHTGEKPFACSVCGKRFTQRRTLTTHTKTHTGEKTFACSVCNLSFGERSKLVAHTSTHTAEKPFCCSVCGKGFTRKCSLTTHTRTHTGEKPFSCIACEKRFHEKRELKRHKCEGVKSSRQ